In Paeniglutamicibacter kerguelensis, one genomic interval encodes:
- a CDS encoding non-ribosomal peptide synthetase, with protein MTTTPALTCRTAGQSFDPVDGRRSVPAAAPTAIPRWTRDPQSGQEQVEVAVPEDLRTSVRLTARALKTTPGSLWLAAHARVLQALSGESEIATGCVDTAGTWRCKLDLGHPSWRGLVAEAHDRQVRAGARPADTEQAGRGETRHEAASPGYEVVFGALQRDDEELPEGIVLGVTFRTVAGGEVLLLRYRRDVLDDGAALRIAGYHLAALRQLVADPEAEPADADLVDPDERRLQLEQLAGPERPRPQRRFHQLFEERVRLHPERIAAVQDTREWTYAELNARANRLARALLARGLQAEDVVAVVAKRDLEWMAAVIGVLKAGGAYLPIEPHFPADRIARTITRAGSRIALTEEGSTASLDEALDGMPSVTRLLFEDIEAEGHADDDLGVEVRPDQLAYVYFTSGSTGEPKGAMCAHDGMVNHLYAKIEDLGIGPGDVVAQSAPQCFDISLWQLVSALLVGGRTLIVGQDRILDVERFVDTVERGAVAVFQVVPSYLDAVVAYLGGNPRTLPHLRCVSATGEALKSELVRRWFDVMPNVKLVNAYGLTETSDDTNHEVMSAAPAGGSVPLGPPIPNVRIYILDEQQRLVPLGAPGEIAFSGVCVGRGYINDPERTAQAYSTDPYVDGARLYRAGDYGRWSQDGKLEYLGRRDNQVKISGFRIEIGDIENALLRVPGVRDGAVVVGAGGGQSKFLVAFYSGNGPLEVDEIRSEMASRVPGYMVPSAYRWQESLPLTGNGKIDRKALTRMAQEVAPEVGTPTEALTATEQRLAEAWASVLGIPAGRIGGQDSFFALGGTSLSAVKLAVLLKRAVSIKDIMQTPVLTDLATLLGASSLEDAAEPPAPTPAETAAEPASMPRTPARHSNPLPVKRKDL; from the coding sequence ATGACCACCACTCCAGCGCTCACCTGCCGTACCGCCGGCCAATCGTTCGATCCGGTTGACGGCCGGCGCTCCGTCCCGGCTGCCGCACCGACGGCGATTCCCAGATGGACCCGGGACCCGCAGTCCGGCCAGGAGCAGGTCGAGGTGGCGGTTCCCGAAGACCTGCGCACCTCCGTCAGGCTGACGGCCCGTGCCCTGAAGACGACGCCTGGCTCGCTTTGGCTGGCGGCCCACGCGCGGGTACTGCAGGCATTGTCCGGCGAGTCGGAGATCGCCACCGGATGCGTGGACACGGCGGGTACCTGGCGGTGCAAGCTCGATCTGGGCCACCCGTCCTGGCGAGGTCTGGTCGCCGAGGCACATGACCGGCAGGTCCGGGCCGGCGCCAGGCCAGCCGACACCGAGCAGGCCGGCCGCGGGGAGACCCGTCACGAGGCCGCATCTCCGGGGTACGAGGTGGTGTTCGGCGCGCTTCAGCGCGACGATGAAGAGCTGCCGGAGGGCATCGTCCTCGGGGTCACCTTCCGGACCGTGGCCGGGGGCGAGGTGCTCCTGCTGCGGTACCGGCGGGACGTCCTCGACGACGGCGCCGCCCTTAGGATCGCCGGCTACCATCTGGCCGCGCTCCGCCAATTGGTCGCCGACCCCGAAGCGGAGCCCGCCGATGCCGATCTCGTTGATCCGGACGAGCGCCGCCTCCAGCTCGAGCAGCTGGCCGGACCCGAGCGGCCCCGGCCCCAACGACGCTTCCACCAGCTGTTCGAGGAGCGCGTCCGGCTTCACCCCGAACGCATTGCGGCGGTCCAGGACACGCGGGAGTGGACGTACGCGGAGCTGAACGCCCGCGCCAACCGGCTTGCCCGCGCCCTGCTGGCGCGCGGACTGCAGGCGGAGGACGTCGTGGCGGTCGTGGCCAAGCGGGACCTGGAGTGGATGGCCGCAGTCATCGGCGTCCTCAAGGCCGGAGGCGCGTACCTTCCAATCGAACCGCATTTCCCCGCCGACCGGATCGCCAGAACGATCACCCGGGCCGGGAGCCGGATAGCGCTGACCGAGGAAGGCAGCACCGCCTCGCTGGACGAAGCACTCGACGGGATGCCCTCGGTCACCAGGCTCCTCTTCGAGGACATCGAGGCCGAGGGGCACGCCGACGACGATCTCGGCGTGGAGGTGCGTCCAGACCAACTCGCCTACGTCTACTTCACCTCGGGCTCCACGGGCGAGCCGAAGGGTGCAATGTGCGCGCACGACGGGATGGTGAACCACCTGTACGCCAAGATCGAGGACCTGGGAATCGGCCCCGGCGACGTCGTCGCCCAGAGCGCCCCCCAATGCTTCGACATCTCGCTGTGGCAACTGGTCTCGGCCCTGCTCGTCGGCGGCCGCACACTCATCGTCGGGCAGGACCGCATCCTGGACGTCGAGCGGTTCGTCGACACGGTGGAACGGGGCGCGGTGGCGGTCTTCCAGGTCGTCCCGTCGTATCTGGATGCGGTGGTGGCGTACCTGGGCGGCAATCCCCGCACCCTGCCGCACCTCCGCTGCGTCTCCGCGACCGGGGAGGCCCTGAAAAGTGAGCTGGTCCGCCGGTGGTTCGACGTGATGCCGAACGTCAAGCTGGTCAACGCCTACGGACTGACGGAGACCTCGGACGACACGAACCACGAGGTGATGAGCGCAGCGCCCGCGGGCGGCTCCGTGCCACTGGGCCCGCCGATCCCGAACGTCCGGATCTACATCCTCGACGAGCAGCAGCGGCTCGTGCCGCTCGGAGCGCCGGGCGAGATCGCCTTCTCCGGGGTGTGCGTGGGCCGCGGCTACATCAACGACCCGGAGCGCACGGCACAGGCCTACTCCACCGACCCCTACGTGGATGGCGCGCGGCTCTACCGGGCTGGCGACTATGGGCGCTGGTCACAGGACGGCAAGCTGGAGTACCTTGGCCGGCGAGACAACCAGGTCAAGATCTCCGGGTTCCGTATTGAGATCGGCGACATCGAGAACGCGCTGTTGCGGGTTCCCGGCGTCCGCGACGGCGCCGTCGTCGTCGGCGCAGGCGGCGGGCAGTCCAAGTTCCTGGTGGCGTTCTACTCTGGCAACGGGCCGCTCGAGGTCGACGAGATCCGCAGCGAGATGGCCTCGCGGGTTCCGGGCTACATGGTTCCGTCGGCGTACAGATGGCAGGAGAGCCTGCCCCTGACCGGCAACGGGAAGATCGACCGGAAGGCCTTGACCCGCATGGCGCAGGAGGTCGCCCCCGAGGTCGGCACCCCCACGGAGGCGCTCACGGCCACCGAGCAGCGGCTTGCCGAGGCATGGGCGAGCGTCCTTGGCATACCGGCGGGTCGGATCGGCGGGCAGGACTCGTTCTTTGCGCTGGGCGGCACCTCCCTGTCCGCGGTAAAGCTCGCCGTCCTGCTCAAGCGCGCGGTGTCGATCAAGGACATCATGCAGACGCCCGTCCTGACGGACCTGGCGACCCTTCTCGGGGCCTCGTCCCTGGAGGATGCTGCCGAACCGCCCGCGCCCACGCCGGCGGAAACCGCCGCAGAGCCCGCCTCCATGCCCCGGACACCGGCAAGACACTCCAACCCGCTACCCGTAAAACGAAAGGACCTATGA
- a CDS encoding TauD/TfdA family dioxygenase, with amino-acid sequence MKREAGRAPMLAVEVGHDPVRWAEENREALRAAVDENGAVLVRGLGLSDPVQVAEVYQRLVPGGLIPDREAFATRQPYLDGVYSSLTWPANQPMCMHHELSYALEFPGLMLFACLQAPSVGGVTGIADARSVLDAIPADIVRRFESEGWLLARSYNGDIGATYEEAFGVADRAAVESYCRAHAIEFEWQPDGELRTRQRRPAVVRHPVTGERCWFNQVAFLSEWTIAPEVREYLVDVYGSDGLPFNTRFGNGEPIGEDIIALLNEVYEAHTLRTPWETGDLMLVDNVRMAHSREAYEGPREILVGMAEPRNAFDLTTHTQDGAR; translated from the coding sequence GTGAAACGCGAAGCCGGCCGGGCACCGATGCTCGCCGTCGAGGTCGGCCACGACCCCGTGCGGTGGGCCGAAGAGAACCGCGAGGCGCTGCGCGCGGCAGTGGACGAGAACGGCGCGGTCCTGGTCCGCGGGCTGGGCCTCAGTGATCCAGTCCAGGTGGCCGAAGTCTACCAGCGGCTGGTCCCGGGCGGCCTCATACCGGACAGGGAGGCCTTCGCCACCAGGCAGCCCTACTTGGACGGCGTGTACTCGTCCCTCACATGGCCCGCGAACCAGCCTATGTGCATGCACCACGAGCTCAGCTACGCGCTCGAGTTCCCCGGCCTAATGCTCTTCGCCTGTCTCCAGGCACCCAGCGTCGGTGGCGTGACCGGTATCGCGGACGCCCGCTCGGTGCTCGACGCCATACCGGCGGACATCGTCCGGCGGTTCGAAAGCGAAGGGTGGCTGCTCGCCCGCAGCTACAACGGGGACATCGGAGCCACCTACGAGGAGGCGTTCGGGGTCGCCGACCGCGCTGCCGTCGAGAGCTACTGCCGTGCCCACGCGATCGAGTTCGAGTGGCAGCCCGACGGGGAGCTCCGCACCCGGCAACGGCGCCCTGCCGTGGTCCGGCACCCGGTGACCGGCGAACGCTGCTGGTTCAACCAGGTCGCGTTCTTGAGCGAATGGACCATCGCGCCCGAGGTGAGGGAGTACCTGGTGGACGTCTATGGTTCCGACGGGCTGCCGTTCAACACCCGCTTCGGCAACGGCGAGCCGATCGGCGAGGATATTATCGCCCTCTTGAACGAGGTCTACGAGGCCCACACCCTTCGAACGCCGTGGGAGACCGGGGACCTCATGCTTGTCGACAACGTGCGCATGGCCCACAGCCGCGAGGCGTACGAGGGTCCACGGGAGATCCTCGTTGGCATGGCCGAGCCACGCAATGCATTCGATCTCACTACCCACACCCAGGACGGTGCACGATGA
- a CDS encoding acyl-protein synthetase, translating to MLSLSQMLGNVSKAHFQSPDDWARSVTDVLRDAAIYHQAGNGFYRAQCDALGVDPAAINDINDLQDLPLLPIGMFKRPDAQVLLTCSLADVETETSSSGTRGAPSLARRNSETVTRALVGLIGTYREFFSLSGGAGLFLNPSDPEVSEMGLLKDFNILNSVFDDHAYLVADQAFDAREALEQLRRWKGHMIRHIVCPPFVVGRLLRFLEQENFNVRLDPYSMIITLGGWKRHTAETIPAEGFRERCHDLLAVRPGNVRDMYGMIESNMLAVECHLHRKHVPPWCYISIRDPDQIGKELAPGETGTIAVLDALNTSYPGFLLTDDVGDVETGTCGCGRTGQIINFRGRGPGGGLGHCPVSIERYLGSETGKDR from the coding sequence ATGCTCTCGCTATCACAGATGCTGGGGAATGTGTCCAAGGCACACTTCCAGTCCCCTGACGACTGGGCAAGATCGGTCACCGACGTCCTGCGGGACGCCGCCATCTACCACCAGGCCGGAAACGGCTTCTACCGTGCCCAGTGTGACGCGTTGGGAGTCGATCCCGCCGCGATCAACGACATCAACGACCTGCAAGACCTGCCCCTGTTGCCGATCGGCATGTTTAAGCGTCCCGACGCGCAGGTGCTGCTCACCTGCTCCCTGGCCGACGTTGAGACCGAGACCAGCTCCAGCGGAACCCGCGGTGCCCCGTCCCTTGCCCGCCGCAACAGCGAGACAGTGACCCGGGCGCTGGTTGGCCTGATCGGAACCTACCGGGAGTTCTTCAGCCTGTCCGGGGGCGCGGGCCTTTTCTTGAACCCGTCGGACCCCGAAGTCTCGGAGATGGGTCTGCTCAAGGACTTCAACATCCTGAACAGCGTCTTCGACGACCACGCATACCTCGTAGCCGACCAGGCATTCGACGCCAGGGAGGCCCTGGAGCAACTGCGCCGGTGGAAGGGCCACATGATCCGGCACATCGTCTGTCCACCGTTCGTCGTCGGCCGGCTCCTCCGGTTCCTCGAACAGGAGAATTTCAATGTGCGGTTGGACCCGTACAGCATGATCATCACTCTCGGCGGTTGGAAGCGGCACACGGCCGAGACCATCCCTGCCGAAGGCTTTCGGGAGCGGTGCCACGACCTGCTCGCCGTGCGCCCGGGGAACGTGCGCGACATGTACGGGATGATCGAATCGAACATGCTCGCTGTCGAATGCCACCTGCATCGCAAGCACGTCCCGCCGTGGTGCTACATCTCCATCCGGGACCCTGACCAGATCGGCAAGGAGCTCGCTCCGGGGGAGACCGGCACCATCGCCGTACTGGACGCCCTCAACACCAGCTATCCCGGTTTTCTCCTCACCGACGACGTGGGCGACGTCGAGACCGGTACCTGCGGGTGCGGGAGAACCGGCCAGATCATCAACTTCCGCGGTCGGGGGCCGGGTGGCGGGCTTGGCCACTGCCCCGTCAGCATCGAGCGCTACCTGGGGTCTGAGACTGGTAAGGACCGTTGA
- a CDS encoding Pls/PosA family non-ribosomal peptide synthetase has product MNKSVDTPPTSPGPTTPVVATNPPAPVAPAAPAGNGSPATPATGAGLALECRLADLLASVVKKDDVPVDANFFYELGADSLVMAQFCARVRKQPDLPAVSIKDIYQHPSIAALAAALAPAEPAMSPVQGRLAEVLGGVLGIDHVPVDSDFFQDLGADSLVMAQFCARVRKQPDLPAVSIKDIYQHPSIAALAAALAPAEPAMSPVQGRLAEVLGGVLGIDHVPVDSDFFQDLGADSLVMAQFCARVRKQPDLPAVSIKDIYQHPSIAALAAALAPAEPAMSPVQGRLAEVLAGVLGIDHVPVDSDFFQDLGADSLVMAQFCARVRKQPDLPKVSMKDIYGSPTIAALAAALAAALQDPLQQDQPQVLPPVLASMPETPRPMDARTWEYVTCGALQVLVYLGYCILAGALAVVGYYWLFPEAKPGNHYWLAHGTSFWAIYLRSIVYAVVVFVLMCILPVAAKWIFVGRFRPREIRIWSLAYFRFWLVKTLMRTSPLSMMPGSPLTTFYLRAMGAKVGRNVTILTNRLPICTDLLTIGEGTVIRKDVVANGYRAHGGVIQLGGVTLGRDVIIGEGSVLDIDTAMGDGSQLGHRSTLYTGQAVPGGERWHGSPGRGTDVDFSTVAATPYRPWRRGWFAVSQLLGTVGLGRTMVGLVVTLFVLAYPPVAALLEAHPYAFADWTFYADAVALAGLSVFGGTVLAMVVITTVPRLLQLAVKPDTVYPLYGLRDAAARAVARLTNSPMIGKVFGDSSYVVNYVRAIGYHQPQVQQSGSNLGTAFKHDTPFLSTIGTGTMIADGVSFMNTDHSATSFKVSRVAIGANNFLGNAILYPAGARTGDNCLLATKVMVPIDGPVRHDVGLLGSPAFEIPRSVLRDALPEEHTGRARFRRDLSAKNRHNLRTIALLMLARWFNASVALLAMFAGLELSDQFGFLALSASFVVALLVGLLVPIGIERLVAGSRRLQPQLCSIYNPYFWWHERYWKLTAESRYMAILNGTPFKPLVWRLRGVRIGTRVFDDGCGIIERSLVTIGSRCTLNAGSTVQSHSQEDGMFKSDHNVIGDDVTLGVGAFVHYGVSIEDGAVVAADSFVMKGTTLSRGSVWGGNPADEARAAATSPVALERTVS; this is encoded by the coding sequence GTGAACAAGTCCGTCGACACGCCGCCAACGTCACCGGGTCCCACGACTCCGGTAGTTGCGACGAATCCCCCGGCACCCGTGGCACCCGCGGCTCCGGCCGGGAACGGCTCTCCAGCAACGCCGGCCACGGGTGCGGGCCTTGCCCTGGAGTGCCGGCTGGCGGATCTTCTCGCATCGGTGGTGAAGAAGGACGACGTCCCCGTGGACGCCAACTTCTTCTACGAATTGGGTGCGGACTCGCTGGTGATGGCGCAGTTCTGCGCCCGGGTGCGCAAGCAGCCGGACCTGCCGGCGGTGTCCATCAAGGACATCTACCAGCACCCGTCGATCGCGGCCCTGGCCGCGGCCCTGGCGCCGGCGGAACCGGCGATGTCGCCCGTGCAGGGCCGGCTGGCCGAGGTGCTGGGCGGCGTGCTGGGCATTGACCATGTCCCGGTGGACAGCGACTTTTTCCAGGATCTGGGTGCGGACTCGCTGGTGATGGCGCAGTTCTGCGCCCGGGTGCGCAAGCAGCCGGACCTGCCGGCGGTGTCCATCAAGGACATCTACCAGCACCCGTCGATCGCGGCCCTGGCCGCGGCCCTGGCGCCGGCGGAACCGGCGATGTCGCCCGTGCAGGGCCGGCTGGCCGAGGTGCTGGGCGGCGTGCTGGGCATTGACCATGTCCCGGTGGACAGCGACTTTTTCCAGGACCTGGGCGCGGACTCGCTGGTGATGGCGCAGTTCTGCGCCCGGGTGCGCAAGCAGCCGGACCTGCCGGCGGTGTCCATCAAGGACATCTACCAGCACCCGTCGATCGCGGCCCTGGCCGCGGCCCTGGCGCCGGCGGAACCGGCGATGTCGCCCGTGCAGGGCCGGTTGGCGGAGGTGCTGGCCGGTGTGCTGGGCATTGACCATGTCCCGGTGGACAGCGACTTTTTCCAGGACCTGGGTGCGGACTCGCTGGTGATGGCGCAGTTCTGCGCCCGGGTGCGCAAGCAGCCGGACCTGCCCAAGGTGTCCATGAAGGACATCTACGGCAGCCCGACGATCGCGGCCCTGGCCGCGGCCCTGGCCGCGGCCCTGCAAGACCCCTTGCAGCAAGACCAGCCGCAGGTGCTCCCACCAGTCCTGGCGTCAATGCCGGAGACGCCGCGGCCCATGGACGCGCGGACGTGGGAGTACGTCACCTGTGGCGCCCTGCAGGTGCTCGTCTACCTCGGCTACTGCATCCTCGCCGGCGCGCTCGCGGTCGTGGGGTATTACTGGCTGTTCCCCGAGGCGAAACCGGGGAACCACTACTGGCTGGCCCACGGGACGAGCTTCTGGGCGATCTACCTGCGGTCGATCGTCTACGCCGTGGTGGTGTTCGTGCTCATGTGCATCCTGCCGGTGGCCGCGAAGTGGATCTTTGTCGGGCGCTTCCGGCCCCGGGAGATCCGCATCTGGAGCCTGGCCTACTTCCGGTTCTGGCTGGTCAAGACCCTGATGCGAACCTCGCCCCTCTCGATGATGCCCGGTTCCCCGCTGACGACCTTCTACCTTCGCGCCATGGGCGCCAAGGTGGGCCGCAACGTGACGATCCTGACCAACCGGCTGCCGATCTGCACCGACCTGCTCACGATCGGGGAGGGGACGGTGATCCGCAAGGACGTGGTCGCCAACGGCTACCGCGCCCACGGCGGTGTCATCCAGTTGGGTGGGGTCACGCTGGGCCGGGACGTTATCATCGGCGAGGGCAGCGTCCTGGACATCGACACGGCGATGGGAGACGGCTCGCAACTGGGCCACCGGTCCACTCTGTACACCGGCCAAGCCGTGCCCGGTGGTGAGCGGTGGCACGGTTCGCCGGGCAGGGGCACGGATGTGGACTTCAGCACGGTCGCCGCCACGCCCTACCGGCCGTGGCGGCGGGGATGGTTCGCCGTGTCCCAGCTCCTGGGCACGGTGGGGCTGGGCCGCACCATGGTGGGACTGGTGGTCACGCTTTTCGTCCTGGCGTATCCACCCGTGGCGGCGCTTCTGGAGGCGCACCCGTACGCGTTCGCGGACTGGACGTTCTATGCCGACGCTGTCGCACTCGCTGGCCTGAGCGTCTTTGGTGGAACGGTCCTGGCGATGGTCGTCATCACGACCGTGCCGCGGCTGCTCCAGCTCGCGGTGAAGCCCGACACGGTGTATCCGCTGTACGGGCTGCGGGACGCGGCGGCGCGGGCGGTGGCGAGGTTGACCAACAGTCCCATGATCGGGAAGGTGTTCGGCGACAGCTCGTACGTCGTGAACTACGTGCGGGCCATCGGGTACCACCAGCCGCAGGTCCAGCAGAGCGGCTCGAACTTGGGCACGGCGTTCAAGCACGACACCCCGTTCCTGTCGACGATAGGCACCGGCACGATGATCGCCGACGGGGTGTCTTTCATGAACACCGACCACTCGGCGACGTCGTTCAAGGTCAGCCGGGTGGCCATCGGCGCGAACAACTTCCTGGGCAACGCCATTCTCTACCCGGCCGGGGCCAGGACCGGGGACAACTGCCTGCTCGCGACCAAGGTGATGGTCCCCATCGACGGACCGGTGCGCCACGACGTGGGCCTGCTCGGGTCGCCGGCGTTCGAGATCCCCCGTTCGGTCCTGCGGGACGCCCTCCCCGAGGAGCATACGGGCCGTGCCCGCTTTCGCCGGGACCTCTCGGCCAAGAACCGGCACAACCTGCGCACCATCGCGCTCTTGATGCTGGCGCGGTGGTTCAACGCCTCGGTGGCCCTGCTGGCGATGTTCGCCGGCCTCGAGCTGTCCGACCAATTCGGTTTCCTTGCCCTCAGCGCGTCGTTCGTCGTGGCGCTCCTGGTCGGCTTGCTGGTCCCCATCGGCATAGAACGCCTCGTGGCGGGGTCCCGGCGGCTTCAGCCCCAGCTCTGCTCCATCTACAATCCCTATTTCTGGTGGCACGAGCGGTACTGGAAGCTGACGGCCGAGAGCCGATACATGGCCATCCTCAACGGGACGCCGTTCAAGCCGCTGGTTTGGCGTCTGCGGGGGGTGCGGATCGGGACCCGGGTCTTCGACGATGGCTGCGGAATCATCGAGCGGAGCCTGGTGACGATCGGCTCCCGCTGCACCCTGAACGCCGGCAGCACGGTTCAATCCCACTCCCAAGAGGACGGAATGTTCAAATCCGACCACAACGTCATTGGCGACGACGTCACGCTCGGCGTCGGCGCCTTTGTCCACTACGGCGTGTCCATAGAAGACGGTGCCGTCGTCGCCGCCGACTCCTTCGTGATGAAGGGGACGACCCTCTCCCGGGGATCCGTGTGGGGTGGCAACCCGGCCGACGAGGCCCGTGCCGCCGCCACGTCCCCCGTCGCCTTGGAAAGGACCGTATCATGA
- the sbnA gene encoding 2,3-diaminopropionate biosynthesis protein SbnA yields the protein MSIIKDPHLFNEQNLFVDLEGMLGRRLYLKIEGFNFAGSIKLKPAREMVERAEREGLIGPGSTLVESSSGNLGVALSMIAASKGYRFVCVVDPNCNSTTRQLMESLGAQVDLVTEPDPVDGFLGARLNHVRELCASDERYVWLNQYVNPGNWGAHYRWTAPEIAAEFPDLDVLFVGAGTTGTLMGCARYFRKHRPDVRIVAVDAVGSVSFGGQPAPRLIPGLGMSVRPPQLDESLLDDVVFVKELDTVRACHRLAAGGLLLGGSTGTVVHGAMTWLADHDAQDVTAVAISPDLGRPYLDTVYQPGWVLDHFGAESLGSAGTTADPGLRSDPVSGPQLPAAAPLTDSVATASLRRLAQ from the coding sequence ATGTCGATTATCAAGGATCCGCACCTGTTCAACGAACAGAACCTATTCGTCGACCTGGAAGGGATGCTGGGCCGCCGCCTCTACCTGAAGATCGAGGGGTTCAACTTCGCCGGGTCGATCAAGCTCAAGCCCGCGCGGGAGATGGTCGAGCGCGCCGAGCGTGAGGGGTTGATCGGGCCCGGCTCCACGCTCGTGGAGTCCTCGTCGGGCAACCTCGGTGTCGCGCTCAGCATGATCGCGGCCAGCAAAGGGTACCGCTTTGTGTGCGTGGTCGATCCGAACTGCAATTCGACGACCCGGCAGCTGATGGAGTCGCTCGGGGCACAGGTTGACCTGGTCACCGAACCGGATCCCGTCGACGGGTTCCTTGGCGCCCGGCTCAACCACGTCCGGGAACTATGCGCGTCCGACGAGCGGTACGTCTGGCTCAACCAGTACGTCAACCCCGGCAACTGGGGCGCGCACTACCGCTGGACCGCCCCCGAAATCGCCGCCGAATTCCCCGACCTCGACGTGCTGTTCGTCGGAGCCGGCACTACGGGCACGCTAATGGGTTGCGCGCGGTACTTCCGTAAGCACCGCCCCGACGTCCGGATCGTCGCGGTCGATGCCGTCGGATCGGTCTCCTTCGGCGGCCAGCCGGCGCCCCGTCTGATCCCCGGCCTCGGCATGAGCGTGCGGCCGCCCCAGCTCGACGAGTCCTTGCTCGATGACGTGGTGTTCGTCAAGGAGCTGGACACGGTGCGTGCCTGCCACCGTCTGGCCGCGGGCGGGTTGCTGCTCGGCGGGTCCACCGGGACCGTGGTCCACGGCGCCATGACATGGCTCGCCGACCACGACGCCCAGGACGTCACCGCGGTGGCCATCTCGCCCGATCTGGGCCGCCCATACCTGGACACCGTCTACCAGCCCGGCTGGGTGCTCGACCACTTCGGGGCCGAATCGCTCGGCAGCGCTGGCACGACGGCAGACCCCGGTCTACGGTCTGACCCGGTGTCGGGGCCACAGCTTCCGGCAGCCGCCCCGTTGACTGATTCCGTGGCCACTGCCTCACTACGGAGGCTCGCGCAGTGA
- the sbnB gene encoding 2,3-diaminopropionate biosynthesis protein SbnB — protein sequence MKEFAASPVTAAAEPKTIPPFAVISGAQVQQVLQGREKQVVELVEQTYRVHAAGDSVNPPSYFLRFPDRPTSRIIALPASVGGQVDVDGIKWVSSFPDNVASGIPRASAVLILNDRATGYPFACMESSIISASRTAASAAAAANWLSRGRGRPRRIGFFGVGLIARYIHTFLNATDWSFDEIGVFDLSGESAEGFKGYLERSGTRARVTVHDGPEQLIRSSDLVVFATVAGEPHVHDTTWFAHNPLVLHVSLRDLAPEILLASTNILDDVNHCLKAGTSAHLVEQMVGHRDFVDGTLVDVMEGRVSPADDRPVVFSPFGLGVLDLAVGKYVYDELASSGQLRVVEDFFSELRRYG from the coding sequence ATGAAAGAATTCGCAGCTTCCCCAGTGACAGCCGCTGCGGAGCCGAAGACGATTCCCCCCTTCGCGGTCATCTCCGGAGCCCAGGTGCAGCAGGTGCTCCAGGGTCGTGAGAAACAGGTCGTCGAACTGGTCGAGCAGACCTACCGGGTGCACGCGGCCGGAGACTCGGTGAACCCCCCGTCCTACTTCCTGCGCTTCCCGGACCGGCCCACCTCGCGCATCATCGCCCTGCCCGCCTCGGTCGGTGGACAGGTGGACGTTGACGGCATCAAGTGGGTCTCCAGCTTCCCGGACAACGTGGCGTCGGGGATTCCGCGCGCCTCAGCGGTGTTGATCCTCAACGACCGGGCGACGGGCTACCCCTTCGCGTGCATGGAGAGCTCCATTATCAGCGCCTCCAGGACGGCTGCATCGGCCGCCGCGGCTGCGAACTGGCTCAGCCGAGGACGGGGGCGTCCAAGACGCATCGGGTTCTTCGGAGTGGGACTCATCGCCCGCTACATCCACACCTTCCTGAACGCGACCGACTGGTCCTTCGACGAGATCGGGGTATTCGACCTCTCGGGCGAGAGCGCGGAGGGTTTCAAGGGCTATCTCGAACGCAGCGGCACCCGAGCCCGGGTGACCGTGCACGACGGCCCCGAGCAGCTGATCCGGAGCAGCGACCTCGTCGTGTTCGCCACGGTGGCGGGCGAGCCGCACGTGCACGACACGACGTGGTTCGCGCACAACCCGCTGGTGCTGCACGTGTCCCTGCGCGACCTGGCCCCGGAGATCCTGTTGGCGTCGACCAACATCCTCGACGACGTCAACCACTGCTTGAAAGCCGGGACGTCTGCCCACCTCGTGGAGCAGATGGTCGGCCACCGGGACTTCGTGGACGGCACCTTGGTCGACGTCATGGAAGGCAGGGTCTCGCCGGCGGACGACCGCCCCGTGGTGTTCTCGCCATTCGGCCTGGGCGTGCTCGACCTGGCGGTGGGCAAGTACGTCTACGACGAACTTGCCAGCAGCGGCCAGCTCCGGGTGGTCGAGGACTTCTTTTCCGAGCTGCGTCGGTACGGCTGA